The window CTCTCAAGGAACTCTCATTCACTCTGGAATCAGCCCAGGAGCTCATCATGAAATTTACTACGGCCAGTTGGATCGAGCGCACCTTTAAATCCAGCAGCTATGGGGATGACTTCAACAGTTTGAATGAGCGTCTCAACGACGCCTTCCAGGTCCTGTCTGGAGCCCTGCAGGTGGAGCAGGGGAACCTGCTGTTCAAGGTGTTTGAACAGGCCACCAGAGAGCGACAAGACGAGGACGACAGGAGGGAGGACGAAAAGGAGCTGAGGATCTGTGAGTGTTCAGAAACTTCATGATTCTGCACGTTTCAACTTGACAACATTGTTTAGGCACTGGAAAAAGTCCTGACATCTCATTAAAATGACCTGTGTTTTAAAgtagtcttgaacagtggtctcttgctgAGCAGCCATCTTTCCTATAGGTATGACCTCACCACTGACCATCCTCCTCCctataataaatgtataaaacttactgtagaaatgttgatacaATAAAAGGTAGAGATTTAATGTATCCATTGTTGGCAAAAAATGTACAATGCCAATGTGTTATTCCAGCGACTGAGCTGTCAGGTCACATTTACAATTTGGATGTTGAAATCAAAGCTGTTTACAAGCTAGAAGCTGTAGTTCTGATGTCTTTTCCATTCCAACAAGAGGAGCTTTGGGGTCTTGAGTGGAGTTCTTATCACGTCAATTCCAAACTTCATGAACAAGCTGCAGACTACTGAGTAGTGAGGAACAGTTTGCAGCATCACACATTGCTAATTAAAAGCAAGATTGAAAGATATAATTCTGCATGACAAAGACCAGAGCTTTGTTTTATATGATGTTGAGCTGTGTAGCctctgagtgaagtcagcactcagcagagactctggttctggtcctggttctctgcctcctctctgtaacgttacattcatgaagtaaactccatttcccctccagctccagtcagcagtcagtacagaacagaacacccGATGATGGAGGTCACCttcggatcactgctgcagtcaggctgatcaacaggagtgaagataaatcacctttttaatACCAAAGATTACaaagtcatctctgagctctcctcccgtcagtaAACGTCTCCAGATCAgaacagaatctgatgtgactccaggtgtttattcctccagaaggtctggatCTGAGCAGCTGCTCAGCAACTCCTGTTAAGTTTTGATAGAGAGTCTCATTGTAGTAGAAGTTACATGTACGATTTAAAAACAGGATGGTGCATTTATTATAAATACAATTGATTGAGGTTTCAGTTATTATTTGATCGATCAAACAGATATACCGCAAGACATAAATTCTGTCAAATGCAAGAATGTCACACAAACACCATTTCTGAAATCAGCTTCCCCATAATTTACCTGACCTTCACTTCACTATTGAGTCGAGGCAGGAAAGACAACAGGAATGAGTCAGAGGAACTTTAGCGCTCTGACTGTCAGCAAACGCGACTGAGATGTGCGTTGTGTCGGTGCCAGCAGGAGCTGCCAGGATTAAGTGTTTGGTTGCTTTTgtttcatctgtgtttgtttgttcctcaGTGCTCATCGAACACTTGGAGTGCCAACAGAAAGCATTTGAAGAACTCAAAACCACCGTGCAAATCATGCAAAAATTCTTGGAGATCAGTGAGTACATCAGAACACTTATATATGCCACATGTATACCACACTCAGATATTACTGGAAATGCATCACTGTGAGCTGTAGAAGTGGAAGTAGATGTTGACCTGGTGggtttatttttattcagtGATTACACGTGGGCACATTTATTCTAGGTGTGAATGAGAACTGATGATAAAACAGGTATGAACAGGCTGAAGCATTTAGCATCCGTCTCTCAGGAGTTCACCATGTAACTGATGGATGTGGAAATAAGCAACTGTTTATATCAAATTTGAATAAtctgatatacagtataaaaaGTGTCACGACAACAGTGACATGAAACTAAAAGATAACTTGTGctcatttgtttttacagtgaaTAATCCGAGAGTCACTGATGAAGGCATCAAGGAGATCAATCCAGAAGAGCTCAAGTACGAACTTCCCAAAGAGCCCTTCATGACAACATCGACCTCAGAGGTCTACAGAGGAGAGTACAACGGCTTCCAGGTGGCCATCAAGAGATACACTGACCTTAACACCAGCTCAGGGTGTGTGCCACATTTCAGGACAGCAAATTAAAATACAGgaactttttgttgttgcatgctTTACATTGGGTTACATAAATAACACTAACTCACCTGCATTAAATAACAATCCAGTGCAGCATCTGATGTCCAAAAGATGAGGGAGACAGAGTTTGACCAACAGTCCTGATGTAGTTTACTGTCACATTCAAGCTGCTGGATGTCCTATTTTTGCTTTCCAACAAGGTCGGATGACAAGTCATACAAACAGCTTCTGTTCGAACAGAACTTTGCCGCTCGTGTCTCAAACTGCCCAAAAATCTTTAACATTTTGACAGTTAGTCACTTTGTTTCTCCTGAAACAATGCTGAAGAAAATGATTCTGACCTCTTATAAATGTTAAGATGTTTTAATCTGGTTTATTTAAAGAAGCACTACAGTATGaaattttggagaagaaattcaaacttaaaatcttaatatttacaatatttatgagGTTGTAACACAAACTTTTtaccataagtgaataaacaagctgttctcagaggaaatgaaggtcccagaacattgtttgaagctagaaaggtgacAGGGTCCACATATAAACGAAGTAAAACAGTACTATATTCTGCTACTTTAACCCACAGTACAATTTAGAGGtgaatattgtactttttacttcagTACATTCGTTTGATAAGTTTAGTAAAGGTTGATAATAACActataaaatataatctatgAATAATTTGTGACTTAATATTTATGGTTTATAATTATGATTTAATTCACAAGCAAGTATAAAGTAACTTAAATTAacatgaaaatgtcaaacacattaATGCAACAATAATTATAATCCAATAATATAATGAAATGGGCCTTTCTGCATAATTAATACTTTTTGATTTGTatacttttgtaattttaagTTATATTTTTAATGCAGGAGTATTTATACACTGTGGTATTTATACTTTCATACTTCAGTAAAGATCTGATTCTTTTTTCCGTCACTGCGAGTTAAATGTTGAGGTCAATCTTCATTTTGCACTTAGCCTTGTGTCTTCTTGTGTGACTTCCCGTGTGAATGTAAACACATCGTTTGTGTGCAGGGCGATTAAGTCTGTTTTCAAAAAGGAAACTGAAACCATGAAGCGGTTTGAGTCGCCCAACATCCTGCGAATGTTTGGCATCTGTGTCCAGGAGGAGGGTGAGTGAACTGCAGCACCAGAATTATCAGAGTATCAGGAACAATCCACCTTTCCAATGAGAGTGACGTGATGTGGCCTTGTGACTGCCTGTAGGACCCAGATCTCAGTTCCTCGTTGTCATGGAGTACTGTGAGAGGGGAAGTCTCCGTCAGGTCCTGGACTCCTGCAAGGCACTGTCCTGGACCAGGAAAGCTTGTATGTGTCTGGACGCAGCAAAAGGACTCTACCGGTGAGTCATGCCGGTGATTATTTACATGTCTGGTtcattgaaaaatgtaaatgatgtatGACAAATTATGAAATACAGAGAGGAAGGGCGCCTGATCATTCAGTATTGATTGGTAAATTTCAGGCGTGGGCGATGAGATTAAAATCCTCGTCACAGTATGTGTGATTTAAATTGTGACATTGATTTATATTATGAAGCTACTGTACAGTTTCCAGATagaagagtgtgtttgtgtttgctctgtTCAAGGGACAGACTGTGGTGATGTTTCTCCAGAATGTTTAGTCTTGTGTTGTGGAGATACCGGTCActgagatgtctgccttctctccgaAACAATGAAACTTGATGACATTGGAAAAACCCCAACAGTAATGTCTCTCTCCAGATATCATGACcgggttactcaagataatcacAGGCCTCGATGTGAGCAGTCTCATGTTGGAAATATTTTTCCCCATATAACTGCACAGAGGGTAGCGTGCATCTACTAGAGAGGCGTCATTCAAATGTTTTGCACTGTCAGGATCACGAGCCTCTTCCTTCTGCTCAGTGAGATGTTGTTGTAGCTCAGCAGAAGGAAAATAGTTCTCCTCAGCTGACCTGCAACATTAGCTTGCTTacttagcttagttagctaagCAATGCTTCCTTGTGCGCGGTGATACAGAAAGACAATAGTTCCTCtatgaaactgctcacagcaaggtatgtggattatcttgagtaaccgggtcatgatttctgggaAGAGACATTGCTGATGaatgtaaaaatgcatttttggcactttgagagtcaaaaatattaaagtgatATTAAAATGATCTCCATGATTGATTGTTCATGGCAGAAGAAACTATAATCATGATTATCACTGTTGCCTCTCAGGCTGCACCAGACAGAGGAAAAATCCAAGGTTCATGGATCCATCAACAGCTGCAAGTTCCTCGTGGCTAAAGATTACACAGTCAAGGTACTGAGAgcaatgcatgctgggagcaCTCACAGTCCATCGAGTGGCAGGATTTGGTGAATAGGAATGAAATCTTGACgttattgttttacttttgatCAGCTGGGAGGTTTTGAGCTGGCGAAAACTGAGACGTCCCTGAAAAACCACTCAGCAAAGAATTCGAAGAAGGACCAAGAGATCAGCCCTCTGTGCTACTGCCCTCCTGAGGTCATCAAGGACATCAACCCCTGCTACAGCAAGGAGTGGGAGATGTACAGGTCAGAAATAAACCACGActtcagtggcggttctagctTGCATGACACGTAAACTTCATGAATAAAAGAGCAAAAACCGGATGAAATTAATGCAAACAAATTTAAGGCAGCTGGTATGGGTCAGCACCGGGGCTGATCTGCCGAGAAGAGATAAGCTCAGAGGCGGTTAGTGTAGGCGACTGTCTGctcacttttaattttttttttggcgggCACTGATGCCACCCCTCCACAAATACTGCCCTGGGCGGCTGCCCATATCACCCATATGAGCAATTGCCAATGCATGACTTCATCTGCTGTTCAAAATGATGTTCAGTGTCATAAATGCTCTTTGGTTTCAATTCTTTAAATGTACAATCAGGTTGGTTGTTATGAAACGCAACAAACCTCAAAGGAATTCAAAGAAATGTTACATCAGGTTTGCAGTTGTTAATGCTATCAAGTCGCTAATCAATCGTTTTGGGTCCAGATGCTCTGCAGCCGTTTTCCAGACAGTCAAACAGTTAATCTGAGGGGGTTTCCCAATGACAAAAGTCTGAGTCCTGCTGTAAGAACACCAACCTAGCAACCCTTACGTTCTTCTTATTAAAGGTTTATAGTGTCAGTAAATAATTTATGAATCATTACTATTAAGAACCATATGTGTAGCCAAGACTTTTCATTAATAtagtgtgtaatgtgtgtatcACATTCATTTTGCTTTAACTCATCTTTACATGCCAGTGTCAACAAAGAACACACAAAAGTGTTTGTAATTATATTTTAGCTTCCGACTTCTTGgaaaattatataaataaaaaatgtttacaaattACACAAGGGCGTAGGTCTCCAAaactgcacttgaacacaccacaaagagTACAGCAGACAGCCAACAAGATCCTAATGTCTGCGCCTGTGACATGGGCCATGTAATACCATGATGTTCGCTGACAGACCCAACAACGTTGACAGCCAACCACTAACTGGTTTCGctgaaactggatcatattttgAAGAAAAGATTTTTATGGTTACAGTACCAAGAGGATATAGTCTCATGATGGATAGATACCGGTGGTTTTGTCTCTGAAATTAAAGGTAAATGTAGCTAATATAGCTGCTGTAAGGTTGTAAGCTTGGTTAGTTGTGCAGTTAGTGTTCCTTTTTTGCCCCTTAGAGCCAAGAGCCAAACCCAGCAAGAAAAACTCCTCTGTACTATATTTCCTCCACCGTCTTCTCTCAGTCCACCTATTTTCACTGAGAAATGTTCATCCGGTCAGAATCAACACACCAGTAGCTCTGTGGGGGATAATGCACAGTCAGCACTATTGGTAAAAGGCAATTAACATCTTCTGCAAGTCCCTCCCCTAACAATGCTGAAGCAAAAAGCCCTCAACTGTTGAGAACGGAGGAACTTTCCTCCTTCAGCAGatcaatgtgaaaacagccttttagTGTCAAACTGTGCTCATCCTTCGCAGTGTCACATTTTTTATTGGAGGGGAAATTCAGTAGAATAAAATAAACGTTCCTCATTTATTGTTGTCTTTCAGCTTTGGAATCGTCCTGTGGGAAATTGCAACCTGTGAGAAGCCTTTTGCAGGTGTGTAACTGCACAACACAGAGATCAACATCCAGCTCTAAACTTTCTGTTCAGACTTCAGGCAGCTGTGAAAAGTTTCCTCTTTTACACAGAACAGCGGCCGTTGCCAGCGTGAAGTCACGTAGTTTAAACTGGACTCTGAGTGACTTGATTTAACATCGACTAGCttgttttatcatgttttttttttgcaagaactcttgttttctgtttgacagtattttttaaaccataataaatacaagtacatgaattaatttaacatttatttatacaggAAGGCCCAATGAGAGCGGTTCACTCTCTTTCATGTGGGAGCCATCAGCAAAAATccaacatttacacaaacaataaacacCAAAGATTAGAATGAGGATCAAATTGACAGAGGTTACAGATGGTACTAAACCTgcattaaaggtgctatttgtgtGAAAAGTTTTTCTCTCAGTCTCAATCCTAATTAACCAGAGCGTCACTATTTGACAacttgggaatgagactcaaaaatctacttttcttaacaaatagcacctttactTAAACTCAGTGTGGCATACAAAGTTAATCTTCATATATGAAACATGTAAAAGGAATCAGGTGATCACACCTTCATTCAGCCTGACTGGAGCTAAACATGTAATTGTTACCTTCAGCtcttttttgaattattttttctattttttatggATTTCACTCATCACTAAAGTGAGTCCtacttaaaattaaaattacaaaGACCACTGCTTAATCATTAACCCGAGTTTGTGTAGTTAACTCTGTGTGGGCTTGAGGCTGCAAGCATACATAACGTATATACACTGACAGGCAAACGAGGGGGAACTACGAGCTCTGCAGTCTGTACATTTCGCCCcctgtatttctgttcataatgtgtTCTCacttttttccaggttgttCGGATAAGGATATCCAGCAGAAAGTGTTTGAAGAGAAGTTTCAGGAACCGCTCCCTGAAGACTGTCCCAAACCACTGGGGGATCTGATCAATGCCTGTCGGGCCTATGAGAGCTTCCAGAGACCATCTGCTGGAGGTGAGTTACAATTACTTTATTTCAGACTGACAGAGGTTCCATAgaaatgaaaagagagaaataaaacaaaaaaacaagataaacgAGACAAGTAGATAAAAGATAAGTAGACTATCTGGTGCGTGTTTTCTCAGACAGGATGCCTGTCGAGAGCTTCTCTTCCTCAGGCTGGTTGAAGCCTCTGTGATACACATAAAATTATACATCAGATGTCTTAAAAGAGCCTCACATGTACAAACACCAGAGGACACAAAAAGTTGACTGACACTGTGCCATCTGGGAACCTGAAGCATCATCACTGTATCATTTAGCCTCCTTATACTACGTTTCCTGCAGCTGCACCACAGGTGAGCTGTACACATGGCTGTAGGGTCAGgtgataaaacaataaagataATTATTGCAGTGCAAACTATGCTGAAAACATGTTCAGGTAATACCACTAATCGTTTTACCATCTGAAGCAGTGCCATCCTCTAGAGCACGCACAATGCAAGACTTCACAGTCCCAGACCCCAGCATGTGATGCTGTCCCCCCTAAAACAACCAGTGACATCACAAATGATGACAATGACAAATGtttttctgattggtcagatttaagatgttattatattatatgcctattttatttatttgaaatacaGTTGTATAATGTTGTAGTGCATTTGTCATGTTCAACTTCTGACAGAAGAAATTACCAATATTTAAACCAAAATTAAATATGTGGTGTCTTCACTTCTCACTCAGGAGTAAAGATGAACCTCTCAGCCTGATAGAAATAGTGATTTGATTTATATTGTGATATAAATTGTTCCCTGTcgtgctttgtgttttgttatctttgtttgCTATTTGTGTATTATCTCTGTTTGCTATCTGTGTTCCTATCtctgtaagcgactttgggtccttgaaaagcgctatataaattaaatgaattattataataattattattattattattattattattattattatttaaatcgATATCAACCGAAATCAGCCTGTATGACAccaattgaattattttgattaATCATTCATATACACCTTGGAGAACACCATTACTTACATGAAACGGGGAGGATACAACATCAACCATATATTACTTTTAGAACGTTATATTTAGATACTGTATCTGCCTTACAAATGTTTCAGTGTACACTTTTTCCATAATTTCCGATTAAgcataagaaataaaaaagttgaatacacaaacataaacagttATTAATTCACAATGAAAGACACATTTACATTCTGTGATGTGGCAAATTGTGAAAAGTATATAACAAGGAATGATGCCTataatgtgtctgtctgtctctcttctgcaGTGCTGATGGATAGACTGCGCATCTTGGTGGCACAGTTAAAGGAGTAATACAACTCTTCATCCCTCTTCATCCTCAGTGCTCAGGGTGTCTGGTCATACTCGGGAGAAGAAGTACAATTGTGAAATCAT is drawn from Sparus aurata chromosome 8, fSpaAur1.1, whole genome shotgun sequence and contains these coding sequences:
- the LOC115587229 gene encoding mixed lineage kinase domain-like protein translates to MDLIQSILSIASQIYTLVETVNTNKKRCRRVSERVKALEDLVGSIKQRVQAQTSANIEKALKELSFTLESAQELIMKFTTASWIERTFKSSSYGDDFNSLNERLNDAFQVLSGALQVEQGNLLFKVFEQATRERQDEDDRREDEKELRILLIEHLECQQKAFEELKTTVQIMQKFLEIMNNPRVTDEGIKEINPEELKYELPKEPFMTTSTSEVYRGEYNGFQVAIKRYTDLNTSSGAIKSVFKKETETMKRFESPNILRMFGICVQEEGPRSQFLVVMEYCERGSLRQVLDSCKALSWTRKACMCLDAAKGLYRLHQTEEKSKVHGSINSCKFLVAKDYTVKLGGFELAKTETSLKNHSAKNSKKDQEISPLCYCPPEVIKDINPCYSKEWEMYSFGIVLWEIATCEKPFAGCSDKDIQQKVFEEKFQEPLPEDCPKPLGDLINACRAYESFQRPSAGVLMDRLRILVAQLKE